CTGCGGCTGGCTGCCCTGCAGCGGCAGGGTGCCGGCCAGCAGCCACACGCCATGACGCGCGGCCAGCGCCGCCATGCGCTGTTGCAGCGGGCCGGCGCCGAACGGCTCGGCAATGGCCAGCCGCGCCTGCTCGTCGCCCGGCATCAGGTAGAAGTATTCCGGCAGCGCCACCAGCTCGGCGCCACGGCTGGCAGCCTCGGCCACCAGCGCTTCGGCGCGCGCCAGGTTGGCCGCAAGCTCGTCGCCGGACACCATCTGCACGGCGGCGGCGGTAAAGGTCTGGCTCATGCGGCGCTCCTCAGATGCGGCACAGGCGCTCGGCGCCGGCCTGCAGGGTGGCTTCGTCCTTGGCGAAGGACAACCGGATCACACGCTGGTCGGTGCCATCGCGGTAGAACGCCGACACCGGAATGGTGGCCACGCCGTGCTGGGTAATCAGCCGCTGCACGAAGTCGCTGTCGCTCTCGTCCGACAGGTGGGCGAAGCTCGCCAGCATGAAGAAACTGCCGCGGCTGGGGATCAGCTGCAGCGGCGAATCCTGCAGCGCGTTCACCAGGAAATCGCGCTTTTGCTGGTAGAAGGCCGGCAGCCCCAGGTAGTGCTCCGGCTCGGCCATCAGCCGCGCAATCGCGTACTGCATCGGGGTATCGGCGGCGAACATGGCGAACTGGTGCACCTTGCGGATCTCGTCCATCAGCGCCTGCGGCGCCAGGCAGTAACCTAGCCGCCAGCCGGTAACGTGGAAGGTCTTGCCGAAGGAGGTGACCACCACCGAGCGTGCGGCCAACCTTGGGTGGCGGCTCATGCTGTGGTGCAGCTCGCCGTCGAATACCACGTGCTCGTACACCTCGTCGGACAGCACCACGATGTCGGTGCCCTCGGTAATGGCCTCCAGCCGCGCCACGTCGGCGGCGCCCAGCACGGTGCCGGTGGGGTTGTGCGGGGTGTTGAGCAGGATCATGCGCGTGCGCGGGGTGATGCGCGCCGCCACTTCGTCCCAGGGGATGGCGAAATCCGGCGCCGCCAGCTTGATCACCACCGGAGTGGCGCCCTGCAGCTCGATCATCGGAATGTAGCTGTCGAAGGCCGGCTCGAACACGATCACTTCGTCGCCTTCGTGCACCAGTGCGGTGACCGCCGAGAACAGCGCCTCGCTGGCGCTGGCCATTACGGTGACTTCGCTGTCCACATCGTAGCGCTGGCCGTACAGCGCCTCCACCTTGTCGACGATGGCCTGGCGCAGCACCGGCAGGCCGCTCATCGGTGCGTACTGGTTGTGGCCGGCCTGCATCGCCTCGTGGGCGTAGCGCACCAGCGCCTCGCTGCACGGGAAGTTGGGCGCGCCCTGCGACAGGTTGATGGCCTGGTGCTTGGCGGCCAGCTGGCCGATGACGGTGAAGATGGTAGTGCCGACGTGCGGCAGCTTGGAGCGTTGGGCAATGGGGGTGTGCATGATGTCTCGCCGCGTTGTGGTGTTATGGCGCTATTCAACGCGATGAGGACTTGTGCGACAAACGATTTATCGGCATGTTATGGCTGAGAAAATTTCAGTCATGGAGCGCAGCATGCCGCGCAAGACCCCTCCCCTGTACGCACTGTCGGTATTCGAGGCCGCCGCCCGCCACCAGAGCTTCACCCGCGCGGCCAACGAGCTGTGCCTGACCCAGGGCGCGGTGAGCAAGCAGGTGGCACAGCTGGAGGCGCATCTTGGCTACCCGCTGTTTCACCGCTATGCGCGCAGCCTGCGGCTGTCGGCGCAGGGCGAGCTGCTGCTGTCCTATGTGCAGCGCGGTTTCCAGGTGCTGGAACAGGGCATGGACGCGGCAGCGGCGCTGACCACGCAGCTGCGCATCAAGGCGCCCAGTTGCGTGGTGCGCTGGTTGCTGCCGGCGCTGCGCGACTTTGCCGGCCAGGCGCCGGATATTCCGGTGCAGCTGGCCGGAGTGCATGATCACTCGGTGAATTTCGCGCAAGAAGACGTGGACCTCGCCATTGTCTACAAGCCGCGCACGGCACTGGCAGACAACGAACAGCTGCTGTTCACCGAGGAGTTGACGCCGGTGCTGGCGCCACGGCTGCTGCAACAACTGGGCCTGCCGCTGCAGCGCGAGGCGGATCTGGCGCACTTCCCGCTGCTGCATCCCTCACACGACAAGCGCGACTGGCGGCAGTGGCTGGCCTGGCGCGGCGCCGGCACGGTGGACTACCGCGGCGGCACGGTGTTCGACACCCTGGACCAGGCGATGAACGCCGCGCTGCAGGGCTACGGCATCACCCTGGGCGACATCACCCTGCTGGCGCCGGAACTGGCCGCCGGCGAGCTGCTGGCACCGTTCTCGCCGCCATGGCGCAGCGGCTACGCCTTTGCGCTGGCCTGCAAGCCGGACGAAGCCCGCCCGGCGGTGCATGCCGTACGTGACTGGCTGCTGGCGCGCTGCGGTGAACACGCCACCACGGCCGCAACCTAGGGCGGATGCGCCGCAGGCAATCCGCCACCACATGACACTTTGCGGCCAACCCTAGCCACAGAAACGACAACACCGGCGCAAGGCCGGTGTTCAGGCTGCTGGCAGAACCCCATTTACCTGCCACCGGACCCGGCCAAGCCGGGCCGCCCCTGCCAGGTATTTGAATCGGCAGCCCTCCCTTTTACAAGACAAAGCCCTTTCGTTTCACGAAAGGGCTTTGTCGAAACGCACAACACCGGCGCAGGGCCGGTGTTGTGCATGACGGAAGCCGCGCTTATTCGGCGCTGGCTTCGCCGGCGGTGTCAGCTACCGGAGCTTCCGGAGCTTCCGACACCACGGCGGCTGCCGGAGCAGCCTCCGCCTTCGGCGCGGCCTTGTCGGCACGAGCCTGGCACATGCGCTCGGCGGCGGCCTTTTCTTCAGCAGTCACTTCGCCAACCGCTTTCAGTGCCAGATCGAAACGCTTGCCACCACGGGCCAGTGCCTTCAGGTAGCGCTGACGGCGGCAATGGTTGGCCAGCACGCGCGATACCAGCTGCGCATCGAACTGCGGCAGCGCGGCAATCAGCGCCTCGTGGATGCCCAGCGCCAGCGGGCGGAACTGCTTGAACACGTCGTACTTGGCGTACACGTGGGCAGCGATCATCTCGGTCTGGCTCTTCTTGCTCAGGCTCTGTACCGCATTCTTCAGCGCTGCACCCAGCGCGGTTTCGTTAGCCACTTTTGCTTTGTCTTTCATGGAATTCTTCACAGGGTTTCGCAAACCTCACCCTGAGACGTAAAGCACAGAGTTCTGTTTAGCTGACAATAATTTGCGCCGGATTGTATACCAATCCGGCAGGCGGCGGCCACCACGCGTGCATAGCCACTATCGCCAGGCTGCAACAGCTGGGCGCCTCGAAAAACGCCTGGTTTCCAAGCAAGACAAGGCGCGAGCGAAAAATCCCGACGCGGCATATGGCTGATATGTAAGCAGGGATTTTTCGTGAGCAACGCAGTATCGCAACGAAAGCAGACGTTTTCGAGGTGCCCAGCAAACTGCCCCACCGGGTGGGGCAGCCGGATCAGTCGGTAATTTCGTACCAGTACACCTTGGAGCGTATCTTGGTGCCGATACCGCCGGAGAAGCCGCCCGGGTCGGAAATCAGGCCGAACAACGGCACGTCGACGATATTGCCGTTGCTATCCACCTGGGTCGCCACGGTGGGGTCACCCAGGAAGCCGCTGCCGGCAGTGATGTAGCGGTCGGTCAGCGCCCAGCCGGCAACCCCGTCGGTGGTATCGCTGTATGGCGCGCCATTGCTAAAGTTGAGGATATAGATACGCGCCACGCCCAGTGTCGGCGTGCAGCTGCCGCTGTTATAGCTTGCCGTGGCAGTACAGCCGGTACTGCCGCTATAGGTGTAGCTGTAGTTGGGCATGAAGGTGGCAAAGTACAGCACACCGTTCAGGGTTACCGACTTGCCGGATACCCGCTCGCCGCCCAGCAGGCTGCAGCCCAGGTCACGGCTGGTCAGCGCACCGTTCAGATTGATATACCAGCCATTGGCAGATGCCAGCGAAGACGTTGCCGCCGTCTGTTGGCTGCTGTTACCCAACTGCACCAGATCCGCGGTGGCATCGTACAGGTTGGACAAGGTGTACGGGGTAGTAATGGCATTGGTGGTCAGGCCAGGGTCCTTGATCGAAAAGAACATGTCCTGCACCGCCAGACTGAACGGTTTTTCACGATCACCGGAGCCCAGCTGCACCCGGTCCGCGGTATCGCCAAACACCACGTCCGGCTCGTACATGAACTTGCGGGCACTGGTGCCGCTACCACCCAGCGTGGCGATCTTGTTGACGCTGAAAGTCGGCACCGTATTCGAGCCGGACTTGGCGGTGCCCAGATCCACCCGCCAGACATTGCCGCCGGTATCGCCGGCATACAGCCGCTCCACATAGCCGTTCAGGTCGCGGTCCACGGTGGCAATGCCGCCGGGGATGCTGTAGTCCATGCCGCTTACCTTGGTACAGGTCGGGTTGCTGCCGCTAGTCGTACAGTCGGTGGAGACATTGCCGGATACTGCCTTCCATACCAGTGCGCCGGTAAAGGCATCCACAATGAAAATACCGCGCCCCATGGACCTTGCCGAGCCGCTATCCTCGGCTGCCGCATCGTAGCCGGCACCAAAAATCAGTACCGGGTTGGTATAGCCGGCAATCTTCACCACCTTGGGTGGCGACCAGGTCTGCCCCAGCTCATTGAAACCGGTATCGGCACTGGTATGGCTCCACAAATAGCTGGGAGCCGCCGCCGGATTGGTCACATCAAAGGCATAGATCAGCCGCCCGCCACGTCGCGCAGTCGGGTAGATATACACTTTGTCCATCTTGGTGGAGTCGGTCTTGCCGGTATTGTCGTAGCGCCGGTCGCCATCGGCATCCAGCAGGTAGCTGCCGATCGGGCCATCAAAGAAATATGGCTTCTTGTTGCTGGACGACAGGATGGGCGTGTTGTAGTACAGCCGCCCCAGGCCGGAATAGAACTCCTGCGGCAGGAACGACCACAACTCGCCGCCATCGGCATTGTTGGCCCCGCCCTTCACCGCATGCAGCAGGCCATCGTTGCCACCGTAGTACACCACCACGTCGCGGTTGGCCGGCTGGCCGCTGCGGTTGTAGTTGATCGCCAGCGGGCTGGAGTGCACCACATCGCCGTGCAGGAAACCGCGCACACCCGTAGTCGATCCACCGGATGGATCATCGGAATTCACATTGCGGCCACGTACCCAGTTGATCATGTTGTTGATATCAGAGCTGGAGGTCAGCCCGAACGAGGTATATGGCAAACCGGTAAGTGTTGTGTTCGCCGTATTGAATTGCGTCAAGCCACTGGAGCAGGTCGCGCAGGTATAAATCTTTCGCGTGTCAGTGCTCGCATAATCGTTGCGCAAATGCTCGGCATTACCACCCTTGATGGTCAGCGAGCCATCCGGAATATCCGAGGTGCCACCCGGAGACTGCTGGTCAGGGTAGCTGGTAGCATTCCAGAAGGTGGAACTGGTACTCCAGAAGCTGGTGGAGGTATCGGTAACCTGCCCCAGTGAGTTCACCACCGTCTGCCCATTCTGGTCCAGGTACACATATTTATTACCAGCAAGACCCAGCTGATACTGTTTCAGGTTGCCATGCCAGCGCGGCAGATCGTTCGCATCGGTGCGGAACATACCTACATACACCTGGTTAAGTGTAGTGCCGTAGTTGTTGACACTGTTTGTTACTGCGGCAGAGGTAAATACGCTATTAACCGAAAGAATTTCGTTAAACACACCCTGCAGATCATTCTGGATCTCGCTAGTGCTCGTAGGGTCCACGACCTTGATATAGCGGCCACCACCTACGTTAGCCATGCTTTGTAGCAAGGCCTGCATATCAGGGTAATTGCCACCTGAGGTCTTACTAGGAATGTCAATAGTATAGGTTGTTATGTTTTGTGTACCACCTATATTACCATTTATGTCGGTGCCATGAATATACCGAGACCATTCATCCGCCCAGTCATATTGATAGTGATTTGGATTAAGCGCAATTGTAGATGGTGTATTATTACCATTAATAAGTTTCAGATAAGCGCCAGAATTATCATTATCATTAGTATTGTCACTTACAGGACCATTACTGATATAAATAATAAAATTCTTCTGACATGCATTCGTAGAAGGACTATTATAGTTAGTAGTGTTTGTCAAAAATGCCTTGGGGTCAGTTTTTAATTTAACCCCCGAATAAGCCGCATTGCCAGCGAAATAAAGATATGCTTCACGTATAGCCTGTGATAATTTACCGCCATTACTTCTATCATTCCCAACATCCAATCCGTTGACTATTCCAGACAATTGTGGAATTGTGCCACCAGTGCCAGAGGTCATATTCTGAACAGCATAGCGTACATAACCGCCATCTATCGTACCATTTCCGCTACCCGTTTCCGTAAACATCATCAGCCCTACATTAAAAGCGCCAGATGACAAGGAGCCAAATAGATTTATCAAAGCTGATTTTTCCGCGCTAAATGCCGTATTCCAGTTAGCGGTATTATCCAGAACAATCAAAACATTTGGGGCGGCAGCAGGACTCGCCACATTAGGGTTATTCATGAAAACATCGATATCCTGGTTTTCCAGGTCGGCATAGCTGAGCAGCGCATGCATGCACAGCACTAATGCGAACAGCCACTTTTTCATGTTTTGCTCCTCACTCCCGCCCGCTGGGCTAGAAGCAACTATTCGAGTTCTTGGTCAGCATCCGCACACCTTGATGCGTTACCACCTGGGTACCGGTACGGTTATCGGTAACCGTTGCCTGCAGATCCCATTGCACCGCGTAGGTCTGGTAGCCGGTGGACGAGCTGTCGAACACGCGAAAGCCGGCACAGCTTGGCCGCGCAACCACCACGGTAAAATCGTTGCTGCCATCCTTGTTGCTGTCCACCTGGAAGGTCTGCGGAAAGGCATTGGGGTTGGCAAGCGGGTCAGCAGTTACTGACGCAGGCTGGTTAAGCAACTGATCAAGTATCAGTTGCCCTGCATTCAATGCCTCGTCGTGCGCCTGGCTGTTCGACACAATGCGCAAATGGGTCATGCCCAGGCGGATGCCCAGGGTAACCAGGATGGTGGATATCAGCAGGAACATCAGCGTGATAAACAAGACGTTACCCGCGCTACGTCTATTCACTACCGCCTCCTAGCCCCGACGTTGTTCAGGTAAATGGTCTTGCGAAACAGCTTGTGCTTGTACTTGGCCGCATTCCCCGTCGGGGTGTAGGTGACACCAGATGCCAGCGTATAGACATTGCTATCGGTATAGCCTGCCGTAATCACATTGGAGCGCGCCAGCAGGGTGATGCGCAGCGCTACCACCCTCGCCCACTGGTCCGTGGTGCTGGGCGTGCGGGTATAGGTATCAGGCGCACCATCGTATTGCACCACGATGTTGATGCCGGAAGCGTTAGTAACAGTATGGTTACTACCGGCCATATCCAGCCCGTACTCGATGACCATGCGCTCGATGCCTTCTACCAGCGGCGTGTCGGTATAACCGGTGGCAACACCGGTATCACCCAGTTCCAGCATGCGCAATGTCGGCGCATCACTACCAGAAACACACGTGGTGCCGCTGGTATCCACGCAGCGCCCAATATAGAACGTCCTTGCCAGAAAACGCTGTATATCACCGGCGCTGCCATCAAGATTGGTCAAGTTAAACGAAGCTGCATTGCTACCCGTGGCAATCACCGGATCTCTCAAACGCGCTACGCCTTGTAAATAGACATTTCTGGCTACCAGTGCACCGGAAGCAATAGGCGTCGGATCAACTTCACGCACCAGAAAGGCATCGTTATCGGAATACAGATTGGCACTGGGAAGACAGGTAAAAGCGCTGGACATGGTCGCCGATACTGCACCAAATACTGCAAAAGCCAGGGCGTTAGTACCGCTCGCGGTGGTATACATATATTGTGGATTGGTTTCACATGCGCTGGGCATGGTAGCCGAAGCATCTGGAAAATCATCCATATAGGTATAGCGCCCATAATAGCCGGCAATCTGCACGTACTTGGATAATACATCCATGGCATAGCGGCCATTTTCTATCTGCACAA
This Vogesella sp. LIG4 DNA region includes the following protein-coding sequences:
- a CDS encoding methionine aminotransferase — translated: MHTPIAQRSKLPHVGTTIFTVIGQLAAKHQAINLSQGAPNFPCSEALVRYAHEAMQAGHNQYAPMSGLPVLRQAIVDKVEALYGQRYDVDSEVTVMASASEALFSAVTALVHEGDEVIVFEPAFDSYIPMIELQGATPVVIKLAAPDFAIPWDEVAARITPRTRMILLNTPHNPTGTVLGAADVARLEAITEGTDIVVLSDEVYEHVVFDGELHHSMSRHPRLAARSVVVTSFGKTFHVTGWRLGYCLAPQALMDEIRKVHQFAMFAADTPMQYAIARLMAEPEHYLGLPAFYQQKRDFLVNALQDSPLQLIPSRGSFFMLASFAHLSDESDSDFVQRLITQHGVATIPVSAFYRDGTDQRVIRLSFAKDEATLQAGAERLCRI
- a CDS encoding LysR substrate-binding domain-containing protein codes for the protein MPRKTPPLYALSVFEAAARHQSFTRAANELCLTQGAVSKQVAQLEAHLGYPLFHRYARSLRLSAQGELLLSYVQRGFQVLEQGMDAAAALTTQLRIKAPSCVVRWLLPALRDFAGQAPDIPVQLAGVHDHSVNFAQEDVDLAIVYKPRTALADNEQLLFTEELTPVLAPRLLQQLGLPLQREADLAHFPLLHPSHDKRDWRQWLAWRGAGTVDYRGGTVFDTLDQAMNAALQGYGITLGDITLLAPELAAGELLAPFSPPWRSGYAFALACKPDEARPAVHAVRDWLLARCGEHATTAAT
- a CDS encoding ProQ/FINO family protein, which translates into the protein MANETALGAALKNAVQSLSKKSQTEMIAAHVYAKYDVFKQFRPLALGIHEALIAALPQFDAQLVSRVLANHCRRQRYLKALARGGKRFDLALKAVGEVTAEEKAAAERMCQARADKAAPKAEAAPAAAVVSEAPEAPVADTAGEASAE
- a CDS encoding pilus assembly protein, which translates into the protein MKKWLFALVLCMHALLSYADLENQDIDVFMNNPNVASPAAAPNVLIVLDNTANWNTAFSAEKSALINLFGSLSSGAFNVGLMMFTETGSGNGTIDGGYVRYAVQNMTSGTGGTIPQLSGIVNGLDVGNDRSNGGKLSQAIREAYLYFAGNAAYSGVKLKTDPKAFLTNTTNYNSPSTNACQKNFIIYISNGPVSDNTNDNDNSGAYLKLINGNNTPSTIALNPNHYQYDWADEWSRYIHGTDINGNIGGTQNITTYTIDIPSKTSGGNYPDMQALLQSMANVGGGRYIKVVDPTSTSEIQNDLQGVFNEILSVNSVFTSAAVTNSVNNYGTTLNQVYVGMFRTDANDLPRWHGNLKQYQLGLAGNKYVYLDQNGQTVVNSLGQVTDTSTSFWSTSSTFWNATSYPDQQSPGGTSDIPDGSLTIKGGNAEHLRNDYASTDTRKIYTCATCSSGLTQFNTANTTLTGLPYTSFGLTSSSDINNMINWVRGRNVNSDDPSGGSTTGVRGFLHGDVVHSSPLAINYNRSGQPANRDVVVYYGGNDGLLHAVKGGANNADGGELWSFLPQEFYSGLGRLYYNTPILSSSNKKPYFFDGPIGSYLLDADGDRRYDNTGKTDSTKMDKVYIYPTARRGGRLIYAFDVTNPAAAPSYLWSHTSADTGFNELGQTWSPPKVVKIAGYTNPVLIFGAGYDAAAEDSGSARSMGRGIFIVDAFTGALVWKAVSGNVSTDCTTSGSNPTCTKVSGMDYSIPGGIATVDRDLNGYVERLYAGDTGGNVWRVDLGTAKSGSNTVPTFSVNKIATLGGSGTSARKFMYEPDVVFGDTADRVQLGSGDREKPFSLAVQDMFFSIKDPGLTTNAITTPYTLSNLYDATADLVQLGNSSQQTAATSSLASANGWYINLNGALTSRDLGCSLLGGERVSGKSVTLNGVLYFATFMPNYSYTYSGSTGCTATASYNSGSCTPTLGVARIYILNFSNGAPYSDTTDGVAGWALTDRYITAGSGFLGDPTVATQVDSNGNIVDVPLFGLISDPGGFSGGIGTKIRSKVYWYEITD
- a CDS encoding PilW family protein codes for the protein MGTDSQSNANLLMMKNHTQFGFSIVEIMISMTLGLLLLTAVGAFYVAHSRNQRELDNQFVQIENGRYAMDVLSKYVQIAGYYGRYTYMDDFPDASATMPSACETNPQYMYTTASGTNALAFAVFGAVSATMSSAFTCLPSANLYSDNDAFLVREVDPTPIASGALVARNVYLQGVARLRDPVIATGSNAASFNLTNLDGSAGDIQRFLARTFYIGRCVDTSGTTCVSGSDAPTLRMLELGDTGVATGYTDTPLVEGIERMVIEYGLDMAGSNHTVTNASGINIVVQYDGAPDTYTRTPSTTDQWARVVALRITLLARSNVITAGYTDSNVYTLASGVTYTPTGNAAKYKHKLFRKTIYLNNVGARRR